AACTCATGGCGGCTATCGGGCGACGAACAACAGGCAAGGTCGCATTTCACGCAAGGCATTGCGCTGGCCGAAATACTCGATCACCCGAACAGTCTCGCGCACGGGCTGCACAACGTCGGTATCGGCTATCAGCTCGGGGGAGACCGCGAAGCAACCTTCGCGGCGGCACACCGGGCGGCCGCGCTGGCCGACAAGTTCGGCCTGCCGCCATGGCGCGCCAGCAGCCTGATTCTGGTCGGATGGGCGACGGCAACCGGCGCCGCCGCCGCGGACGCCGTGCGGCTGATCGATGCCGAGATCGCCAATGCCACCGCCGCCGGTCCGCTGCCACAATATTATCTCGGCCTCGCGGCCGAAGTTCTGCTTGCGGCGGGCCGGCCCGCGGACGCGCTCGGTCATCTCGACCGCGCGATCGCAGGCATCGACGAGGCCGGCATCGGCATCTACCTGCCCGAAATCTATCGCCTGCGCGGTGCGTGCCTGCTGGCGCTCGACCGAGGCAACAAGCCTGAGGCAAAATCAGCCTTCGCAACCGCTGCCGGTATCGCTAAGCGCCAGGGTACGGTCATTTTCGAGCGTCGCGCGGAGGCGTCCCTGTCCGAGTTCGCGAGATAGGGACCACAGGGCTGTGGCTTTGAGCCATTGGCCGCGCCAAGGTGGCGTAGGCCCGTCATTGCGAGCGAAGCGAGCAATCCATCCAGCCTGACCAAAAGTCTGGATTGCTTCGTCGCAACTGCTCCTCGCAGTTGACGCGTAACAGGACAGTCATCGCCCTCGCTTGGGGCGCACCGATGGCCGGGTGATACGGACCCGTCCATGGGTTCTCGGCAGGAACTGGGCGCCCCGAGCGCCCAGGAAATCCAGCATGGCGCGGGCCGGTGGCAGCAGGACCTTGTCCTTGCGCGACAGCACGAACCATTGCCTGACAACGGGCAGGCCCACCACGTCGAGCGTCACCAGCCGCCGTTCGTCGAGTTCGGTTGCCACCGTGTGGGCGGAGATGAAGGCGATGCCGAGGCCGGCGATGACCGCCTGCTTGATGGTCTCGTTGCTGCTCATCGCCATGCCGATATTGGGGCGGACGCCGGCACTTTCCAACAGTTGTTCCATCAGCCCGCGGGTGCCCGAGCCGGGTTCGCGCGTCAGAAACGTCTCGTCCGCGAGATCGCTCAAGGTGAGGCGGGATTTTCGCGCCAGCCGGTGGCTGGTGGGCGCAATGATGACATGCGGATGGTCCCCGATCAGGCGGATATCCACGTCGACGTCCACCGGCGGGCGGCCCATGATCGCGAAGTCGAGATCGTAGCCGCGCAGGGCGTTGCCGATCTCCTCGCGGTTTCCGATCGAGAGCGTGACGTCGATGTTCGGGTGGAGTTTTGAAAATCCGGAGATCATGAACGGCACGAAATATTTCGAGGTGCTGACGGCGCCGATCGAGATCTTACCCGCGGTCTTGCCCGCCATCATTTCCAGCGAAGTCTCGCAGTCGGCGATCGCGGCCTCGATGCGCTCGGTGAGGGCGAGCACCTCGCGCCCTGCGTCGGTCAAGAGCATGCCGTCACTGGTGCGCTGAATCAGCGGCAGGCCCGCCAGCGTCTGCAGATTGCGGATCTGCAGCGTCACCGCGGGCTGCGTCAGATGCAGTTTTTTGGCCGCAGCCGTGACCGAACGGTCGCGATGAACGGCGGCCAGCGCGCGCAGCTGGCGAAGGGTCAATTCCCGCAGAAACCGGCTCGGCATCGTCGTCACCTTTATAAGGAAAACTTTGCTACGGCCAAAGATAAGAAAATTTCACTAATTTGGCAAATTGGGATGTTGTTAGGGCGCGGGTTGCCTGATGGCACCGCGCATTGAAGTGGCCCCGCAGAGGGCAGCGACAGGGGAACGGCCATGGATGAACGCGTGACGTTGCGTTCGCATCTCGATCGCCCGGGGGCGGAAACGCCTGATGGCGCAGCAGTCGCCGCCGTGATCGCTGCGATCGCCGCCGCATCGATTGAGCTTGCCGACCTCATTGCCGACGGCCCGCTGGCCGGCATCACCGGCCGCCTTAGCGGGGTGAATTCCGACGGCGATGCGCAAAAGGACATCGATCTTGCCGCGGACGGGATGATGCGCCGCGCGCTGATCGGAACCCCCGTGGCCGCCATTCTGTCCGAAGAACAGGAATTGCCCGAAATCCTCGACGTCGCCGCACCGCTTTGTATTGCGATCGATCCGCTGGATGGCTCCGCCAATCTCGAGAACAACATTTCGGTCGGAACCATCTTCTCGATCCGTCGGCGCGGCAGCGACGTGGTCTCCACCTTCTTCGAGCCCGGCACGGCGCAATGCGCCGCGGGCTTCGTGGTCTACGGTCCCCAAACCACGCTGGTGCTGGCGCACAACGGGCGTGTCGACATCTTCATTCTCGACCGGCGCGCACGTGAATTCCTGCTGGTCGCGCCGCGCGTCAGGATCGCATCCAACACGCCGGAATTCGCCATCAACGCCTCGAACCGGCGGCACTGGCACGGGCCGGTGCGGGCCTATATCGACGAATGCCTTGCCGGCACCAGCGGCAACGGCGGGGCCGATTTCAACATGCGCTGGATCGGCTCGCTGGTGGCGG
The Bradyrhizobium sp. KBS0727 genome window above contains:
- a CDS encoding LysR family transcriptional regulator, with product MPSRFLRELTLRQLRALAAVHRDRSVTAAAKKLHLTQPAVTLQIRNLQTLAGLPLIQRTSDGMLLTDAGREVLALTERIEAAIADCETSLEMMAGKTAGKISIGAVSTSKYFVPFMISGFSKLHPNIDVTLSIGNREEIGNALRGYDLDFAIMGRPPVDVDVDIRLIGDHPHVIIAPTSHRLARKSRLTLSDLADETFLTREPGSGTRGLMEQLLESAGVRPNIGMAMSSNETIKQAVIAGLGIAFISAHTVATELDERRLVTLDVVGLPVVRQWFVLSRKDKVLLPPARAMLDFLGARGAQFLPRTHGRVRITRPSVRPKRGR
- a CDS encoding class 1 fructose-bisphosphatase codes for the protein MDERVTLRSHLDRPGAETPDGAAVAAVIAAIAAASIELADLIADGPLAGITGRLSGVNSDGDAQKDIDLAADGMMRRALIGTPVAAILSEEQELPEILDVAAPLCIAIDPLDGSANLENNISVGTIFSIRRRGSDVVSTFFEPGTAQCAAGFVVYGPQTTLVLAHNGRVDIFILDRRAREFLLVAPRVRIASNTPEFAINASNRRHWHGPVRAYIDECLAGTSGNGGADFNMRWIGSLVAESLRILVRGGVFLYPADARPGYREGRLRLLYEAHPMALIMEWAGGSATTGRRRILEVSARTPHQRVPLIMGSVRGVRDVAAIHEGIEPMFDNSDAPLFARRGLFR